In Neorhodopirellula lusitana, the following are encoded in one genomic region:
- a CDS encoding DUF1588 domain-containing protein: MNLRSLILSIVAAALSFSVMTTFSLVVAESSSGPSAETNQKSITPAGGPVEPTDEARRASGEKIFQAQCASCHGNVGQGNEDFYPDPLIGDASIGELSQIIVDTMPEEDPELCEGEDAKSVATYIHHAFYSEAAQLRNRPPRRVLQRMTGTQLRNSLMNLYSHFGGRVDDRWNRRVTQNGVKASYYNGKRTRKEDLKFDGNIDVVDFDFKLDGPRHPDGSDLEIDGSQFVARFEGGLRVENSGRYELVVRSASSFQMTFGHWRNTLIDNHVQSAGRTEFRRTVWLSAGFVYPFKISLTQRKRKGETPPSNVSFAWVPPGGVEEIVPASQMIPGWMPPTGRIETKMPPDDRSYGFERGISVDSAWDDAVTSAAIEFADLAASELWPDYVDRHKKDKKPRQELLRQFLTELMCVAHRGDETQVAAQPILDRIMSRTEDELEILKYAILLTVKSPRFLYPTVNADRSQSWQNGTRLALTLFDTVPTDPWLVDKLREGHLEDANQIRQVARELVTDRRVRAKVRAMFHHWLQLSMEDDLRKDDTEFAGFDDKLVSDLRQSLNGFLDEVIWSESSDFRLLLNADWSLTTPRIASFYGDAWQPSGATPSNADVPRVHHHLSQTVRDPNSHVGVLTHPLVMAKFAHHRETSPIHRGVFLIRHVLGRTLRPPNAAFAPLSPDLHPDLTTRDRVALQTGAESCQICHVKINPLGFAMEQFDAVGRFRDRERDRPIDPSGSYLTRLDETVSFQNARDLGDYVARSDDARRAFVSRVFQYFTKQPIAAYGVNRLDQLSEQFRQSGYNVRELIIEVAVIASQDTSVTGDKT, translated from the coding sequence ATGAATCTAAGATCTTTGATCTTATCGATTGTTGCTGCCGCCTTGTCTTTCTCTGTGATGACGACATTCTCGCTTGTTGTTGCAGAGTCTTCGTCGGGGCCGTCCGCTGAAACAAATCAGAAGTCGATTACCCCAGCGGGTGGTCCCGTTGAACCGACTGACGAGGCTCGGCGAGCGTCGGGTGAAAAGATCTTTCAGGCTCAATGTGCTTCCTGTCATGGGAACGTCGGCCAAGGCAATGAAGACTTCTATCCAGATCCGTTGATTGGTGATGCGTCGATTGGCGAGTTGTCACAGATCATTGTTGACACGATGCCAGAAGAGGATCCGGAACTTTGCGAGGGGGAAGACGCGAAGTCAGTCGCTACCTACATCCATCATGCGTTCTATAGCGAGGCGGCTCAACTTCGAAACCGACCGCCGCGCCGGGTCTTGCAGCGGATGACCGGTACCCAGCTTCGCAATAGCTTGATGAACCTGTACTCGCACTTCGGTGGTCGCGTCGACGATCGTTGGAACAGGCGGGTCACGCAAAACGGTGTGAAGGCGAGTTACTACAACGGAAAACGAACTCGGAAAGAAGATCTGAAGTTTGATGGCAACATTGATGTTGTTGACTTCGACTTCAAGCTCGACGGTCCGCGGCATCCTGATGGTTCGGACCTGGAGATTGATGGCAGCCAATTCGTGGCTCGGTTCGAAGGTGGCCTGAGGGTGGAGAATTCGGGCCGTTATGAACTTGTGGTGCGTAGTGCCAGTTCGTTTCAGATGACGTTCGGACACTGGCGAAACACGTTGATTGACAATCATGTCCAGTCCGCTGGACGGACTGAGTTTCGGCGCACGGTGTGGTTGTCTGCCGGATTCGTGTATCCATTCAAAATTTCGTTGACACAACGAAAGCGAAAAGGCGAAACGCCTCCGTCCAATGTCTCGTTCGCTTGGGTCCCGCCCGGTGGAGTGGAAGAGATCGTGCCAGCTTCGCAGATGATTCCTGGGTGGATGCCGCCTACTGGTCGAATTGAAACCAAAATGCCGCCGGATGATCGGAGCTACGGCTTTGAGCGAGGCATCAGTGTGGACTCCGCTTGGGATGACGCGGTGACGTCCGCCGCAATCGAGTTCGCCGATCTGGCCGCGAGCGAGCTTTGGCCGGACTACGTGGACCGACATAAGAAAGACAAGAAGCCTCGCCAGGAATTGCTACGTCAATTCTTGACAGAGTTGATGTGCGTCGCTCACCGTGGCGATGAAACACAGGTGGCGGCGCAGCCGATCCTGGACCGGATCATGTCACGAACGGAAGACGAACTGGAAATCTTGAAGTACGCCATCTTGTTGACGGTGAAGTCACCACGGTTCCTGTATCCGACCGTCAATGCCGATCGCAGTCAGTCGTGGCAGAATGGCACTCGGCTTGCGTTGACTCTTTTCGATACGGTTCCGACGGATCCCTGGTTGGTCGATAAGCTCCGTGAAGGTCACTTGGAAGACGCGAATCAGATTCGTCAGGTCGCTCGCGAACTGGTGACCGATCGTCGCGTTCGTGCCAAAGTGAGAGCCATGTTTCATCATTGGCTCCAGTTATCAATGGAGGATGATCTTCGGAAAGATGATACTGAGTTTGCTGGCTTTGACGACAAGTTGGTGAGTGATCTGCGTCAGTCGTTGAACGGATTCCTAGACGAAGTGATCTGGAGTGAATCGAGTGATTTTCGATTGTTGTTGAATGCCGACTGGTCATTGACCACCCCACGGATCGCAAGCTTCTATGGAGACGCGTGGCAGCCAAGCGGTGCCACGCCTAGCAATGCCGACGTTCCACGGGTGCACCATCATCTATCACAAACCGTTCGAGATCCAAACTCGCACGTGGGCGTGCTGACGCATCCGTTGGTCATGGCAAAATTCGCGCACCACCGAGAAACGTCGCCGATACATCGCGGTGTGTTCTTGATTCGTCACGTCTTGGGACGCACATTGCGGCCGCCCAACGCGGCGTTCGCGCCGCTGAGTCCGGACCTGCATCCTGACCTGACAACCCGCGACCGAGTTGCTTTGCAGACGGGGGCAGAAAGTTGCCAGATTTGTCATGTGAAAATCAATCCGTTGGGTTTCGCAATGGAGCAGTTCGACGCCGTCGGTCGGTTCCGAGATCGTGAACGCGATCGTCCCATCGACCCATCCGGATCGTATCTGACTCGTCTCGACGAAACGGTTAGTTTCCAGAACGCTCGTGATCTGGGTGACTATGTCGCTCGCAGTGACGATGCCCGGAGAGCTTTTGTTTCCAGGGTCTTTCAGTATTTCACGAAACAACCGATCGCCGCGTACGGCGTGAATCGCTTGGACCAGCTTTCAGAACAGTTTCGTCAATCGGGATACAATGTCCGCGAATTGATCATCGAAGTTGCCGTCATCGCATCCCAGGACACTTCTGTTACTGGCGATAAAACCTAA
- a CDS encoding response regulator, with the protein MTTKTVFTTGEAAKICKVSQQTIIRCFDNGSLKGFRVPGSKFRRIPREHLFLFMKDNGIPTDALESGKKKLLIVDDDQDLVDLMQDGFQRDGRFEIRTANNGFDAGMGVKEFRPDLVVLDVMLPDINGKEVCQRVRNDPSMDSVKILCISGMVEHSKVDGLKAAGANDFMQKPFSIDDLVGRACNLLEMERGVIG; encoded by the coding sequence ATGACCACTAAAACTGTATTTACGACTGGCGAAGCCGCAAAAATTTGCAAGGTCAGCCAACAAACGATTATCCGTTGCTTTGACAACGGTTCGCTGAAGGGATTTCGTGTCCCTGGAAGCAAGTTCCGTCGCATCCCTCGTGAGCATTTATTTTTGTTCATGAAGGACAATGGCATCCCTACGGATGCCCTCGAAAGCGGCAAGAAAAAGCTCTTGATCGTTGATGACGATCAAGACCTAGTTGACCTGATGCAGGACGGTTTCCAGCGCGACGGTCGGTTCGAAATTCGCACCGCCAACAACGGCTTCGATGCCGGTATGGGCGTCAAAGAATTCCGGCCTGACTTGGTTGTCTTGGACGTCATGCTACCGGACATCAACGGAAAAGAAGTTTGCCAACGAGTGCGAAACGATCCATCGATGGATTCGGTCAAGATCTTATGCATCTCCGGGATGGTTGAGCACTCCAAGGTCGACGGCTTGAAAGCTGCCGGTGCGAACGATTTCATGCAAAAACCATTCTCGATCGACGATCTTGTCGGCCGAGCCTGTAATTTGCTGGAAATGGAACGCGGCGTGATTGGCTAA